One window from the genome of Nicotiana tomentosiformis chromosome 5, ASM39032v3, whole genome shotgun sequence encodes:
- the LOC104086925 gene encoding uncharacterized protein isoform X2 produces the protein MHEFSTVDGFVEITESLADMIKFIANEPAVGLFYIQQHTQKAAPNLVNLKNNIEEKSREMTLHTEDLEDSIIVIGSMKECGLPIANEMIKDLKHTLAVISKKQPKKGLISGSRSSFPVGITTSWSPAAWGRNTGPEDDDERAAGYLSTVFRSAKQKASNFKWPQLESGESRPAKSEPSLSDKDEPSVMHSNDTLLAAGASSSSSLGRASSEDLRLSSQTADETQQEQVNKSMSHDQLLSLSENFEEFKADKEAKLEEWLGE, from the coding sequence ATGCATGAATTTTCAACAGTGGACGGCTTTGTAGAGATAACTGAATCCTTGGCGGACATGATAAAGTTCATTGCAAATGAGCCTGCTGTGGGGCTTTTCTACATTCAACAGCATACCCAGAAAGCAGCACCCAACCTTGTAAATCTCAAAAACAATATTGAGGAGAAATCCCGTGAAATGACTCTGCACACAGAAGACTTAGAGGATTCCATCATCGTGATTGGGTCAATGAAAGAGTGTGGCCTTCCGATTGCTAACGAGATGATTAAAGATCTCAAACATACTCTAGCTGTCATTTCAAAGAAGCAACCAAAAAAAGGATTAATTAGCGGATCCCGTTCAAGTTTCCCAGTGGGTATAACTACCTCTTGGAGTCCTGCTGCTTGGGGTCGCAATACAGGTCCAGAAGACGACGATGAGAGGGCTGCCGGTTATCTTTCAACTGTTTTCAGGTCAGCAAAACAGAAGGCTAGTAATTTCAAGTGGCCTCAGTTAGAGTCTGGAGAATCTCGACCAGCAAAGAGCGAACCATCTTTGTCGGACAAGGATGAGCCATCTGTAATGCATTCAAATGACACGCTATtagctgcaggtgcgagctcctCTTCCTCACTTGGACGGGCGTCTAGTGAAGACTTAAGATTGTCAAGTCAAACTGCTGATGAGACACAACAAGAACAGGTAAACAAAAGCATGTCTCATGATCAACTGCTGTCTTTATCCGAAAACTTTGAAGAATTTAAAGCTGATAAAGAGGCGAAATTAGAAGAGTGGTTGGGAGAATAA
- the LOC104086925 gene encoding uncharacterized protein isoform X1, giving the protein MFNDDEPLAFKKMHEFSTVDGFVEITESLADMIKFIANEPAVGLFYIQQHTQKAAPNLVNLKNNIEEKSREMTLHTEDLEDSIIVIGSMKECGLPIANEMIKDLKHTLAVISKKQPKKGLISGSRSSFPVGITTSWSPAAWGRNTGPEDDDERAAGYLSTVFRSAKQKASNFKWPQLESGESRPAKSEPSLSDKDEPSVMHSNDTLLAAGASSSSSLGRASSEDLRLSSQTADETQQEQVNKSMSHDQLLSLSENFEEFKADKEAKLEEWLGE; this is encoded by the exons ATGTTCAA TGATGATGAACCGTTGGCCTTCAAAAAAATGCATGAATTTTCAACAGTGGACGGCTTTGTAGAGATAACTGAATCCTTGGCGGACATGATAAAGTTCATTGCAAATGAGCCTGCTGTGGGGCTTTTCTACATTCAACAGCATACCCAGAAAGCAGCACCCAACCTTGTAAATCTCAAAAACAATATTGAGGAGAAATCCCGTGAAATGACTCTGCACACAGAAGACTTAGAGGATTCCATCATCGTGATTGGGTCAATGAAAGAGTGTGGCCTTCCGATTGCTAACGAGATGATTAAAGATCTCAAACATACTCTAGCTGTCATTTCAAAGAAGCAACCAAAAAAAGGATTAATTAGCGGATCCCGTTCAAGTTTCCCAGTGGGTATAACTACCTCTTGGAGTCCTGCTGCTTGGGGTCGCAATACAGGTCCAGAAGACGACGATGAGAGGGCTGCCGGTTATCTTTCAACTGTTTTCAGGTCAGCAAAACAGAAGGCTAGTAATTTCAAGTGGCCTCAGTTAGAGTCTGGAGAATCTCGACCAGCAAAGAGCGAACCATCTTTGTCGGACAAGGATGAGCCATCTGTAATGCATTCAAATGACACGCTATtagctgcaggtgcgagctcctCTTCCTCACTTGGACGGGCGTCTAGTGAAGACTTAAGATTGTCAAGTCAAACTGCTGATGAGACACAACAAGAACAGGTAAACAAAAGCATGTCTCATGATCAACTGCTGTCTTTATCCGAAAACTTTGAAGAATTTAAAGCTGATAAAGAGGCGAAATTAGAAGAGTGGTTGGGAGAATAA
- the LOC104086926 gene encoding protein FLOWERINGUS D, protein MDSLNNNSPQSVPYITSNNPLQFTIHLPNLNPNSTPNFTPISSPNPNSNSISDELLSLSIPRKRRRGRPRNFPLNQVYHNFPNSSNTLINSNFVGNLNAVRTITANDTLDEIIVINKEATTEALIALTAGFPADSLTDEEIEAGVVSVVGGIEQVNYILIRNHIISKWRENVSTWITKEMFIDVIPKHCSGLLDSAYNYVVSRGYINFGVAPVVKDRIPAEPSKGSIIIIGAGLAGLAAARQLMLFGFKVMVLEGRKRAGGRVYTKKMEGGNKVAAADLGGSVLTGTLGNPLGLLARQLSYTLHKVRDKCPLYRVDGKPVDPDLDQKVEAAYNLLLEKASKLRQLMGEVSQDVSLGAALETFRQDYDDGVNEEEMGLFNWHLANLEYANAGLISKLSLAFWDQDDPFDMGGDHCFLPGGNGRLVQALAENVPILYEKIVHTIRYGSDGVQVVAGGQVFEGDMALCTVPLGVLKGGSIKFIPELPQQKLDGIKRLGFGLLNKVAMLFPYVFWGTDLDTFGHLTDNSCSRGEFFLFYSYATVAGGPLLLALVAGEAAHKFETMPPTDAVTKVLQILKGIYEPQGIEVPEPIQTVCTRWGSDPFSLGSYSNVAVGASGDDYDILAESVGDGRLFFAGEATNRRYPATMHGAFLSGLREAANMAHHAKLRTTSLKVEKKPSRNAYSYASVLADLFREPDLEFGSFSVIFARKSSDLKSPAILRVTFSGTQTRSHDGIRPDRHLSNKLLFQQLQSHFNNQHELHVYALLSKQQALELREVRGGDEMRLNFLSEKLGVKLVGRKGLGPLVDSIIASIKAERGRRKPGSRCLTLKSGVMKSKATTLRQKIVRKAKIVGGGNRTTSSTAESSRIEAVGNCSTSIPPTNVTLESKPVCTIGSIASPSLNIGVNDNTGSNSVGSSYVYLLPNAGIGDKFESNIGNSTPPILDAGEKTGSNTNGPIYPQSTYDDSTKTCAPPSSGNSAS, encoded by the exons ATGGATTCTTTAAATAATAATTCTCCTCAATCTGTACCTTATATTACTAGTAACAATCCTCTTCAATTCACCATTCATTTGCCCAATTTAAACCCTAATTCTACTCCCAATTTCACTCcaatttcaagccctaaccctAATTCTAATTCAATTTCAGACgagcttctttctctctctattcCGAGAAAAAGGAGACGAGGTAGGCCCCGAAATTTCCCTTTGAATCAGgtatatcacaattttcccaattcATCAAACACTTTAATAAATTCGAATTTTGTGGGTAATTTAAATGCTGTTAGAACGATTACTGCTAATGATACTTTGGACGAGATTATTGTAATTAATAAAGAGGCGACGACTGAGGCGTTAATTGCTTTAACGGCTGGTTTTCCAGCTGATTCTTTGACTGATGAGGAAATTGAAGCTGGGGTTGTTTCTGTAGTGGGTGGTATTGAACAGGTTAATTATATTCTTATTAGGAACCATATAATTTCCAAATGGCGGGAAAATGTGTCGACTTGGATTACAAAAGAGATGTTCATCGATGTTATACCTAAGCATTGTAGTGGTCTGTTGGATTCCGCTTATAATTATGTGGTGTCGCGTGGGTATATTAATTTTGGAGTTGCGCCGGTAGTTAAGGATAGGATTCCGGCTGAGCCGAGTAAGGGTAGCATTATTATTATTGGGGCAGGACTAGCGGGGTTGGCTGCAGCGAGGcagttgatgttgtttgggtttaAGGTTATGGTTCTGGAGGGAAGAAAGCGCGCCGGTGGAAGGGTTTATACGAAAAAGATGGAAGGCGGGAATAAGGTGGCTGCTGCTGATTTAGGAGGGAGTGTGTTGACGGGGACGCTAGGGAATCCATTAGGTCTCTTGGCACGGCAGCTATCTTACACGCTTCATAAGGTTAGAGACAAATGTCCCCTTTATCGTGTGGATGGGAAGCCAGTTGATCCTGATTTGGATCAGAAGGTGGAGGCTGCTTATAACCTACTTTTGGAGAAGGCAAGCAAGCTCAGGCAGTTAATGGGAGAAGTTTCTCAGGATGTTTCTCTTGGAGCAGCATTGGAGACCTTCCGTCAGGATTATGATGATGGAGTGAATGAAGAGGAGATGGGTTTGTTTAATTGGCATCTTGCTAATCTAGAATATGCCAATGCAGGTCTGATTTCTAAGCTTTCTTTAGCATTTTGGGACCAAGATGACCCCTTTGACATGGGAGGGGATCACTGCTTCCTACCCGGAGGAAATGGAAGACTAGTTCAGGCATTGGCCGAAAATGTACCTATTCTTTATGAAAAAATTGTGCATACCATTCGTTATGGTAGCGATGGAGTACAGGTTGTCGCTGGGGGACAAGTATTTGAGGGAGATATGGCACTGTGCACTGTTCCCCTTGGAGTTCTGAAAGGTGGTTCTATTAAGTTCATTCCAGAGTTGCCTCAGCAGAAGCTTGATGGAATAAAAAGATTGGGATTTGGATTGTTAAATAAGGTTGCAATGCTTTTCCCGTATGTGTTCTGGGGCACTGATCTCGATACCTTTGGGCATCTTACTGATAACTCTTGTAGCAGGGGTGAATTCTTTTTGTTCTATAGCTATGCAACTGTTGCTGGTGGTCCCTTATTGTTAGCTCTAGTTGCTGGAGAAGCTGCACACAAGTTTGAGACCATGCCTCCAACCGACGCAGTGACAAAAGTTCTTCAAATTCTAAAAG GTATATATGAACCGCAAGGAATTGAAGTGCCAGAGCCAATCCAAACTGTCTGTACAAGATGGGGAAGTGATCCTTTCAGCCTGGGTTCTTACTCTAATGTTGCAGTAGGGGCATCAGGAGATGACTATGATATTTTAGCAGAAAGTGTGGGTGATGGCAGACTTTTCTTTGCTGGCGAGGCCACTAATAGGCGCTATCCAGCCACTATGCACGGAGCTTTTCTTAGTGGGCTTAGAGAAGCTGCGAATATGGCCCACCATGCTAAGCTCAGAACCACGAGTTTGAAGGTTGAGAAAAAACCATCAAGGAATGCTTATTCTTATGCTTCTGTTCTGGCAGATTTATTTAGGGAGCCAGACTTGGAATTTGGTAGCTTTTCTGTAATTTTCGCTAGAAAGAGTTCTGATCTCAAGTCACCAGCAATTTTGAGGGTGACTTTCAGTGGAACCCAAACGAGGAGTCATGATGGGATAAGGCCTGATCGACATCTTTCTAACAAGTTACTCTTTCAGCAGCTTCAATCCCACTTTAATAACCAGCATGAGCTTCACGTTTATGCCTTGTTATCCAAGCAACAAGCCCTTGAGCTTAGAGAGGTCAGAGGTGGTGATGAGATGAGGCTGAATTTCCTTTCTGAGAAGCTTGGGGTGAAACTGGTTGGTAGAAAAGGTTTGGGTCCATTGGTTGATTCTATAATTGCCTCAATTAAGGCTGAGAGAGGCAGGCGCAAACCTGGGTCCAGATGTCTTACGCTTAAATCTG GTGTCATGAAGTCAAAAGCCACCACTCTCAGGCAAAAAATAGTTCG AAAGGCCAAAATAGTAGGGGGAGGGAATAGAACCACCTCTTCCACTGCAGAGAGCAGCAGGATTGAAGCAGTTGGCAACTGCTCTACCTCGATCCCTCCGACAAATGTTACTTTGGAATCTAAACCAGTTTGCACTATTGGATCTATAGCTTCTCCAAGTTTGAATATTGGTGTAAATGACAACACGGGGTCAAATTCAGTGGGTAGTAGTTACGTCTATCTGCTTCCGAATGCAGGCATTGGTGATAAGTTTGAGAGTAATATTGGTAATTCTACCCCTCCAATTTTGGATGCCGGAGAAAAGACAGGAAGCAATACTAATGGCCCTATTTATCCCCAGAGTACATATGATGATAGCACGAAAACATGTGCTCCGCCTTCCAGTGGAAATTCGGCTAGTTAG